A single window of Candidatus Nitrosotenuis cloacae DNA harbors:
- the hemC gene encoding hydroxymethylbilane synthase, with the protein MKFILGTRGSQLSIAQTNWIVSELKKKNPEHEFEIVTIKTKGDTDARPLFTIDQKGIFEKEIDKAVADKQIDFAVHSLKDVPSTLMENLVLGCVPAREDVNDVLITNSGHTLQTIPANSVVGTSSLRRAVQISRIRKDLTVKSIRGNIETRIKKVQDGNYDGIVLAQAGIRRLGINVKHSKLSTSDFPPSPGQGAIGIVCRSDDSNTQKMLRTIEDEDTRTAVEAERALSTFVDSGCRFPVGAYGQVIGTSMNLTVVAYSIDGEKAITVQKTGSRSDPHALGKAAAEELQQKGVQELAANWREKLEEWNR; encoded by the coding sequence TGAAGTTTATTCTAGGCACAAGGGGCAGTCAGCTATCAATTGCACAGACAAACTGGATAGTCTCGGAATTAAAAAAGAAAAACCCGGAACACGAATTTGAGATTGTAACAATTAAAACCAAGGGTGACACAGACGCAAGGCCGCTGTTTACCATCGATCAAAAGGGGATATTTGAAAAAGAAATCGACAAGGCAGTAGCAGACAAACAGATCGACTTTGCAGTTCACAGCCTCAAGGACGTCCCATCGACTCTGATGGAAAACCTCGTGCTTGGATGCGTTCCTGCACGTGAGGATGTAAACGACGTCCTGATCACAAACAGCGGGCACACGCTGCAAACAATTCCTGCAAACTCTGTGGTTGGTACGAGCAGCCTGCGGCGTGCAGTACAGATATCTAGAATAAGAAAGGACCTAACGGTAAAGTCAATACGCGGAAACATAGAAACTAGGATAAAAAAAGTACAGGACGGCAACTATGACGGAATAGTGCTGGCGCAAGCAGGAATACGACGACTCGGCATAAACGTAAAGCATTCCAAGCTCTCCACATCTGATTTTCCACCATCTCCAGGACAGGGAGCAATAGGTATAGTTTGTAGGTCCGATGACAGTAACACACAGAAGATGCTGAGAACAATTGAGGATGAGGACACACGCACAGCAGTTGAAGCAGAGCGTGCACTGTCCACCTTTGTGGACTCTGGATGCCGATTTCCAGTAGGCGCGTACGGCCAGGTAATCGGAACTTCTATGAACCTAACCGTAGTTGCATACTCTATTGACGGAGAAAAGGCAATCACTGTGCAAAAGACAGGAAGCAGATCTGACCCACATGCCCTCGGCAAGGCTGCAGCAGAGGAGCTCCAGCAAAAAGGTGTCCAGGAACTGGCTGCCAACTGGAGAGAAAAACTAGAGGAGTGGAATAGATGA